In Pseudobacteriovorax antillogorgiicola, a single window of DNA contains:
- a CDS encoding N-formylglutamate amidohydrolase, with the protein MTTPQSFHLKKPKDHSSIPIVISAPHVGLDFPDELKDYFPHEIINQPDDTDWYVDRLYEFAPQLGITVISAKYSRYVIDLNRSPEGKSLYNDGRTETSLVPVKDFSGTSLYSHSNNEPDNDEIQRRLNLYYQPYHQELASILGEKKERFGKVLLYEAHSIRRHVPLIRTRPFPDLILGDNQGSSCDRLISQCFKDSLETSPYHLSYNDPFQGGFLTRNWGKPDQNFHSIQMEISQDLYLDESNYLWQDPKANKLSETLQKAFENLIKRWC; encoded by the coding sequence ATGACAACACCACAATCCTTTCACCTAAAGAAACCCAAAGATCATAGCTCCATTCCTATCGTAATCAGTGCCCCTCACGTAGGGCTGGATTTCCCTGATGAATTAAAAGACTACTTCCCCCACGAGATTATCAATCAACCCGATGATACTGATTGGTATGTGGATAGACTCTACGAGTTCGCTCCTCAACTAGGGATTACGGTCATTAGTGCCAAATACTCTCGTTATGTCATTGACCTCAATCGTAGCCCCGAAGGTAAAAGTCTCTATAACGACGGCCGAACGGAAACTAGCCTAGTGCCAGTCAAAGACTTCTCAGGAACATCGCTCTACTCCCACTCAAATAACGAACCTGACAATGATGAAATTCAACGTCGCTTGAATCTGTACTACCAACCCTACCATCAAGAACTTGCATCAATACTGGGCGAGAAAAAAGAACGCTTTGGCAAGGTTCTACTCTACGAAGCTCACTCTATTCGCCGACATGTGCCGCTCATTAGAACCCGACCATTTCCAGATTTGATTCTTGGTGACAACCAAGGATCGAGCTGTGATCGTCTGATCAGTCAATGCTTTAAGGATAGCTTGGAAACATCCCCCTACCACTTAAGCTACAATGATCCATTTCAAGGAGGCTTCCTTACTAGAAATTGGGGCAAGCCAGACCAGAACTTTCATAGCATCCAGATGGAGATATCACAGGATCTATATCTGGATGAATCAAACTACTTATGGCAAGATCCTAAAGCTAATAAACTTAGTGAAACGCTTCAAAAAGCCTTTGAAAACTTAATCAAACGGTGGTGCTAG
- a CDS encoding Hpt domain-containing protein: MSVAVRKEQFEDHPILDAAKLQSIKDLADGDDEFFSELTDLFFERAPLLLGEMQSSLSEADAGKFERSSHALKGTSGNLGAMKMMKICEELETMGRNNSLDGAQDLLDELQQIYPLTEKELKDHWL; encoded by the coding sequence ATGAGTGTAGCAGTCCGTAAAGAACAGTTTGAAGACCATCCCATCTTGGATGCAGCAAAGCTCCAATCCATCAAAGATCTAGCAGACGGCGATGACGAGTTTTTTTCTGAACTTACCGATCTATTTTTCGAGCGCGCGCCGCTCCTCCTTGGTGAAATGCAATCCTCATTGAGTGAAGCTGACGCCGGAAAATTCGAGCGTTCATCCCATGCACTCAAAGGGACTTCTGGTAATCTTGGAGCTATGAAAATGATGAAAATCTGTGAAGAGCTTGAAACCATGGGGCGCAACAATAGCCTTGATGGAGCACAAGACTTACTCGACGAACTTCAACAGATCTACCCTCTTACTGAAAAAGAACTCAAAGACCACTGGCTTTAA
- a CDS encoding response regulator transcription factor yields the protein MKGNPEDTYTITLDDDVMVHQIIEKSTKIKTIGIQDPQELLDRLEELQPVGIFIDIQLGSTKTGLDVLPNVRSHWPFCPILVITGTPTEQSISKALNSGADDFVRKPLIPDEVNARLKLRMADAAQKAAKEVVEFGDIVIDSAHRTVEGPSGKRFASPIEINLLATLANTEGSIVEKDALKMRCWGQIKVTDNALHRKLHAVRQLLRDVSTNVVIETKYGVGFALKYNPPLEAAS from the coding sequence ATGAAAGGGAACCCTGAAGATACCTATACCATCACTCTTGATGATGATGTGATGGTCCATCAGATTATCGAAAAGTCTACGAAAATTAAGACGATCGGTATCCAAGACCCGCAGGAGCTGTTAGATCGCTTGGAAGAGCTACAACCTGTTGGAATTTTTATCGATATTCAGCTTGGCTCAACCAAAACAGGCTTGGATGTACTGCCAAATGTCCGAAGTCATTGGCCTTTCTGTCCGATCTTGGTTATCACAGGCACTCCTACTGAGCAGTCTATTAGTAAGGCGCTGAACTCAGGAGCTGATGACTTTGTACGTAAACCCCTTATCCCAGACGAAGTTAACGCCAGACTGAAGCTGAGAATGGCAGATGCTGCCCAGAAAGCGGCTAAGGAAGTTGTCGAGTTCGGTGATATAGTCATCGATTCCGCTCATCGTACCGTTGAAGGACCGTCAGGGAAGCGATTTGCGTCACCAATCGAGATCAACTTACTCGCAACTCTGGCCAACACTGAAGGCTCCATTGTGGAGAAGGATGCTCTCAAGATGCGCTGCTGGGGACAAATTAAAGTGACCGATAATGCGCTGCATCGCAAGCTTCACGCTGTACGGCAGCTACTGAGAGACGTCTCTACGAATGTTGTGATCGAAACCAAATATGGAGTTGGCTTCGCACTTAAGTATAACCCGCCTCTTGAGGCTGCCTCCTAA